From Anopheles coluzzii chromosome 3, AcolN3, whole genome shotgun sequence, the proteins below share one genomic window:
- the LOC120958989 gene encoding scm-like with four MBT domains protein 1, which yields MGKSSQVAVDHDSSSDRITARVGSRTKKAKVVFDPSDHHVPRKRNRRGENDVAATGTPKSESNRTATPSSPSPTDGSSNHNQMPTTTPPATVAAAPAATAAAAAIPAAGQRGTASTSSYRACQKCGRSGPGRMPRKTPTTAWTCSACLVNKTESKTVSATTTTKQQVQAEKRTNKPRSGRGTTEEEEEDDDIHDAQEEEDLDEEDNKQQHDFAGFSEMELGGHVGNVNTALTDERLSVPIKHELSTDSDDGQTSELHKRTSAGPATKGGQSDDDEEGTDESRKEIRYWTCDDVCRFFSKHCKAWGDIFQEQEIDGPSLLLMRKTDVLSRFGLKLGPAMELYQRIVALQNGDRDIVDVRLTWI from the exons ATGGGCAAATCGTCGCAAGTTGCTGTGGATCATGATAGCAGCAGTGATCGCATAACAGCTCGCGTTGGATCGCGCACCAAG AAAGCGAAAGTAGTGTTCGATCCTTCGGATCATCATGTGCCGCGGAAGCGCAACCGTCGCGGCGAAAACGATGTTGCTGCAACGGGAACACCCAAATCGGAATCAAACCGTACAGCAACGCCCTCATCGCCTTCGCCCACCGATGGTTCGAGCAATCATAATCAGATGCCaaccacaacaccaccagcaacagtagcagcagcaccagcagcaacagcagcagcggcagcgatACCAGCCGCTGGGCAGCGTGGCACGGCATCGACCTCGTCGTACCGTGCATGTCAGAAATGTGGACGAAGTGGTCCGGGCCGAATGCCTCGCAAAACACCCACAACAGCCTGGACCTGTTCTGCGTGTCTTGTAAATAAGACAGAAAGCAAAACGGtcagcgccaccaccaccaccaaacagcAGGTGCAAGCGGAAAAGCGTACCAACAAACCACGCAGTGGCCGCGGAACTacggaagaagaggaagaagatgatgatatTCACGACGCGCAGGAAGAAGAGGACTTGGATGAAGAAGACAATAAGCAGCAGCATGATTTCGCCGGATTCAGCGAGATGGAACTCGGTGGCCATGTGGGGAATGTGAATACTGCATTGACAGATGAAAGGCTGTCGGTTCCAATTAAACACGAGCTTAGCACGGACAGTGACGACGGGCAGACGAGCGAGCTGCACAAACGCACTTCCGCAGGCCCAGCGACAAAAGGTGGCCAAAGCGATGACGACGAAGAAGGTACCGATGAGTCTAGGAAAGAAATACGTTACTGGACCTGCGACGACGTTTGCCGCTTCTTTAGCAAACATTGTAAGGCATGGGGTGATATCTTTCAAGAACAG GAAATCGATGGCCCTTCGTTGCTTTTGATGCGTAAAACCGATGTACTGTCTCGGTTCGGTCTGAAACTCGGTCCGGCAATGGAGCTGTATCAACGGATCGTAGCCCTGCAGAACGGAGACAGAGACATAGTCGATGTGCGGCTTACATGGATTTGA
- the LOC120956518 gene encoding ubiquitin carboxyl-terminal hydrolase 35, translating to MAINQNTTDSSFQSSGNGGSSSATALRVLLEQLLLQSVNNGDANFLTEVEYQKICEYIVVLLVGDQIDATTKQEIRSLRSLADKITKQFQQLIERKAFRELVKDCLEKMYTADALSVKKLPSPFATIMLALMDPQQGVAWILSKNMIDEHIRKILTVFIDWLCKINFAPNLNVWIVQMVEGLMAKGRTNCILSVRKDKLKQCKEVMQLPLYQQQVGPVINCLEACGDLQLDNSRLSYSCTERYDNALDADNSLTRSNARVGLVNLGNTCYMNSVVQALAMTKQFCTEVLLKQIDAPPFSEIQQLLALLIHSRRPELTPRAVLASTRPPGFAPGYQQDSSEFLSYLLDRLHEQEKKILNGNVTQQHNTSALISPNGSGTIATNSTKTLVQKTFEGQLSVGCLCTVCNSTNHTTETFRSLDLSFPEDSDLSAAGDGTHSVQKLLDYFCSSEKLVGENQYFCDRCRQLRDCERSVTVAVPPQNLILTIKHFRYDQSRNLRAKLMNKILHNEDISLTITDEAGHCRQLHYRNYAVVVHYGTSMDSGHYYTYAQDGTGTWFKFNDNYVTECTTSELQNIPSPNTPYILFYQLVTNNASEATEAAASSADQPIGSSYGEISGGMNESFPALNELPIRLQEFVRDDNLLYHREVQEQRDKKASKLPLLSFGGSGGNRRQSDDYDDPPPSSCGSKWLQSSNNFIF from the exons ATGGCTATCAACCAAAACACAACCGATTCGTCGTTCCAAAGCTCTGGGAATGGTGGCAGTAGTTCAGCTACTGCCTTGCGTGTGCTGCTTGAGCAATTGCTGCTCCAAAGCGTCAACAATGGTGATGCAAACTTTCTCACCGAGGTCGAATATCAGAAAATTTGCGAATACATCGTGGTCCTGCTCGTGGGCGATCAAATCGATGCGACGACCAAGCAAGAAATTCGCAGCCTTCGTTCGCTAGCCGACAAAATTACCAAGCAATTCCAGCAGCTGATTGAGCGGAAGGCGTTCCGCGAACTGGTGAAGGATTGCCTCGAAAAGATGTACACGGCCGATGCACTGTCGGTGAAAAAACTCCCCTCGCCGTTTGCCACGATCATGCTGGCGCTCATGGATCCCCAACAGGGCGTTGCGTGGATTCTTTCCAAGAACATGATCGACGAACATATCAGAAAAATTCTCACCGTTTTCATTGACTGGCTGTGTAAGATAAATTTTGCACCAAATTTGAACGTTTGGATCGTACAAATGGTGGAAGGGTTGATG GCGAAGGGCCGAACCAATTGCATTTTAAGTGTGCGGAAGGATAAGCTGAAGCAATGCAAGGAAGTGATGCAGCTTCCGCTCTATCAGCAGCAGGTCGGGCCAGTGATCAATTGTTTGGAAGCTTGCGGAGACTTGCAACTG GATAATAGTCGTTTAAGCTACTCCTGCACCGAGCGTTACGATAACGCTTTGGACGCTGACAATAGTTTGACCCGTTCGAATGCCCGTGTAGGATTGGTTAATTTGGGTAATACTTGCTACATGAACAGCGTAGTGCAAGCTTTGGCGATGACCAAACA attttGCACGGAAGTTTTGCTGAAGCAAATCGACGCACCGCCATTCTCCGAAATTCAACAGCTGCTGGCTCTTTTGATTCATTCGCGACGGCCTGAATTGACCCCGCGTGCGGTACTCGCCTCGACTAGGCCACCCGGTTTCGCGCCAGGCTATCAGCAGGATTCCTCCGAGTTTCTAAGCTATTTGTTAGATCGATTGCATGAGCAGGAGAAAAAGATTTTAAATGGCAATGTTACTCAGCAGCATAACACTTCGGCGCTGATTTCACCGAACGGCAGCGGAACAATTGCCACCAACAGCACCAAAACGCTGGTGCAGAAAACCTTCGAAGGACAGCTGTCCGTTGGCTGTTTGTGTACGGTTTGCAACAGCACGAACCACACTACCGAGACGTTCCGTTCGCTCGATTTGTCCTTTCCGGAGGATAGTGATCTGTCGGCCGCCGGCGATGGTACGCATTCTGTACAGAAACTGCTCGACTATTTCTGCTCTTCCGAGAAGCTGGTGGGCGAGAACCAGTACTTCTGCGATCGCTGCCGGCAGCTGCGCGATTGCGAACGTTCCGTGACCGTTGCCGTACCGCCTCAAAACCTTATTCTGACGATCAAGCACTTCCGGTACGACCAGAGCCGCAACTTGCGGGCGAAGCTGATGAACAAAATTCTGCACAACGAGGACATTTCGCTTACCATCACGGATGAGGCAGGCCACTGTCGCCAGCTGCACTACCGCAACTACGCGGTTGTAGTGCACTACGGTACAAGCATGGACTCGGGCCACTATTACACTTACGCACAGGATGGTACGGGAACGTGGTTCAAGTTTAACGACAACTATGTAACGGAATGCACCACCAGCGAGCTGCAAAACATACCGAGCCCCAACACTCCGTACATTTTGTTCTACCAACTGGTCACGAACAACGCGTCGGAAGCCACGGAAGCCGCCGCAAGCAGTGCGGACCAACCGATCGGATCATCGTATGGCGAAATCAGCGGTGGAATGAACGAAAGCTTTCCGGCACTGAACGAATTGCCCATTCGGCTGCAGGAGTTTGTGCGCGATGACAATCTCCTGTACCACCGGGAAGTGCAGGAGCAACGGGACAAAAAAGCCTCCAAGCTACCGCTGCTATCATTCGGCGGAAGTGGAGGCAATCGACGCCAGTCAGACGATTACGACGATCCTCCACCAAGCTCGTGCGGCAGCAAATGGCTCCAGTCGTCgaataattttatcttttaa
- the LOC120955295 gene encoding uncharacterized protein LOC120955295, whose product MAVGRVAGTGNIGYSSNYRTGGRSYHGGINEEIIWISIGMAVTIAILITLALIYLAYEKCQKRRQRYIQA is encoded by the exons ATGGCCGTCGGGAGAGTGGCTGGTACGGGGAACATCGGGTACTCTTCAAACTACCGGACTGGAG GGCGGTCCTACCATGGCGGGATAAATGAGGAAATCATATGGATTAGCATCGGGATGGCGGTCACCATCGCCATCCTAATCACGTTAGCATTGATTTATCTTGCATACGAAAAGTGTCAAAAGCGACGGCAGCGCTACATACAAGCGTGA
- the LOC120956519 gene encoding polypeptide N-acetylgalactosaminyltransferase 2 produces MRRNVKVFGLVSITWIVVVIYYFQGDYYHNDGNRALRLRSSKMKHSASEHYIGGGSEALTNRDDEHQSVLKSAAESNAAIVGSSSSSTSISNGHNLHSSNSNSIFSYNAPPMTWDYFDEASYIQKGGLQRGEDPYLRNRFNQQASDGLKSNRELPDTRNAMCRRSSWSDLSTIAHLPATSVIITFHNEARSTLLRTVVSVLNRSPERLIHEIILVDDYSDFPEDGQELAKIQKVRLIRNSKREGLVRSRVTGAAAATAKVLTFLDSHCECNVNWLEPLLARVAEDPTRVVCPVIDVISMDTFQYIGASADLRGGFDWNLVFKWEYLSNAERKARQRDPTAPIRTPMIAGGLFVIDKAYFERLGTYDTQMDIWGGENLEISFRVWQCGGSLEIIPCSRVGHVFRKRHPYTFPGGGSGNIFAKNTRRAAEVWMDEYKKYYYAAVPLATNIPFGDIDDRLQLRKELQCKPFRWYLEHVYPQLGIPERRNNGSIRQGVYCLDSLGNVAGAVVGLYSCHGNGGNQNWILNRKGELKHLDLCLTLVKFTISARYNSVLMKYCDDSENQQWHLKDGGLIQHRKINVCLDSRHMKERGITAERCNSALESQHWKVVTEVQ; encoded by the coding sequence ATGAGACGAAATGTGAAAGTGTTCGGACTCGTTTCCATCACCTGGATTGTGGTGGTGATCTACTATTTCCAGGGCGACTACTATCACAATGACGGGAATCGTGCGCTGCGTTTGCGCAGCAGTAAAATGAAGCACTCCGCCTCGGAACACTATATTGGTGGAGGTAGCGAGGCACTAACGAATCGCGACGACGAACATCAAAGCGTGTTGAAGAGTGCGGCAGAAAGTAATGCTGCCATCGtcggcagcagtagcagcagcaccagtatCAGCAACGGCCACAACCTTCATAGCAGCAATAGCAATAGCATCTTTAGCTACAATGCACCACCCATGACCTGGGACTATTTTGATGAGGCCAGCTACATACAGAAGGGCGGTCTGCAACGGGGTGAAGATCCGTACTTAAGGAACCGTTTCAATCAGCAGGCGAGCGATGGGCTGAAGAGCAACCGCGAGCTGCCGGACACTCGCAATGCCATGTGCCGCCGTTCAAGCTGGTCGGATCTCAGTACCATCGCGCACCTGCCAGCGACCAGTGTGATCATTACGTTCCACAACGAAGCTCGCAGCACATTGCTACGAACGGTGGTCAGTGTGCTCAATCGCTCGCCCGAAAGACTGATCCACGAGATAATTCTTGTGGATGACTATTCCGACTTTCCCGAGGATGGGCAGGAGTTGGCCAAGATTCAGAAGGTGCGCTTGATAAGAAATAGCAAACGCGAGGGATTGGTACGATCACGGGTTACAGGGGCTGCCGCCGCTACGGCTAAGGTGCTCACCTTCCTCGACAGCCACTGTGAGTGTAATGTGAACTGGCTCGAACCGCTGCTGGCACGTGTAGCGGAAGATCCAACACGTGTCGTGTGCCCGGTGATCGATGTGATCAGCATGGATACGTTCCAGTATATAGGCGCTTCGGCCGATCTGCGCGGCGGCTTTGATTGGAATTTGGTGTTCAAGTGGGAGTATCTGAGCAATGCCGAACGTAAAGCGAGACAGCGCGATCCTACGGCCCCAATACGCACGCCCATGATAGCGGGTGGACTGTTCGTGATCGATAAGGCGTACTTCGAGCGTCTCGGCACCTACGACACGCAGATGGACATCTGGGGCGGTGAAAATCTAGAAATCAGCTTCCGCGTTTGGCAGTGTGGCGGCTCGCTGGAAATCATACCCTGCAGCCGGGTGGGGCACGTGTTCCGCAAGCGCCATCCCTACACGTTCCCCGGTGGGGGGAGTGGCAACATTTTTGCCAAAAACACTCGCCGCGCAGCAGAAGTGTGGATGGACGAGTACAAGAAGTACTACTACGCGGCCGTTCCGCTCGCTACTAACATTCCGTTCGGTGACATCGACGATCGATTGCAGCTGCGAAAGGAACTGCAATGTAAGCCATTCCGATGGTATCTGGAACACGTGTATCCGCAGCTAGGCATACCGGAACGCCGCAACAATGGCAGCATCCGGCAAGGCGTGTACTGTCTGGACAGCCTGGGCAATGTGGCCGGTGCGGTGGTCGGACTGTACAGCTGTCACGGCAACGGTGGCAATCAGAACTGGATACTTAATAGGAAAGGGGAGCTCAAGCATCTCGATCTCTGCCTAACGCTGGTTAAGTTCACGATCAGCGCACGGTACAACAGCGTGCTGATGAAGTACTGTGACGATTCGGAGAACCAGCAGTGGCACCTGAAGGACGGGGGACTGATACAGCACAGAAAGATTAATGTATGTTTAGATTCGCGACACATGAAGGAAAGGGGCATCACCGCGGAACGGTGCAACTCCGCACTCGAATCACAGCACTGGAAGGTTGTTACGGAGGTGCAATAA